One region of Acidovorax sp. T1 genomic DNA includes:
- the cysK gene encoding cysteine synthase A → MKTDNVLQTIGNTPHVRINRLFGPGASVWIKSERSNPGGSIKDRIALAMVEDAEKSGALKPGGTIIEPTSGNTGVGLAMVAAVKGYKLVLVMPDSMSIERRRLMLAYGASFDLTPREKGMKGAIARAEELKAQTPGAWIPQQFENPANIDVHVRTTAQEILADFPDGLDVLVTGVGTGGHITGVARVLKAKFPQLKVFAVEPTQSPVISGGQPAPHPIQGIGAGFIPKNLDTSLLDGVIQVDAEPAREYARRSAREEGMLVGISSGATLAAIAQKLPELPAGSRVLGFNYDTGERYLSVEGFLPA, encoded by the coding sequence ATGAAAACCGACAACGTCCTGCAAACCATCGGCAACACCCCGCATGTGCGCATCAACCGCCTGTTTGGCCCGGGCGCCAGCGTGTGGATCAAGTCCGAGCGCAGCAACCCCGGCGGCTCGATCAAGGACCGCATCGCGCTGGCCATGGTGGAAGACGCCGAAAAATCCGGCGCCCTGAAACCCGGCGGCACCATCATCGAGCCCACCAGCGGCAACACCGGCGTGGGCCTGGCCATGGTGGCGGCCGTCAAGGGCTACAAGCTGGTTTTGGTGATGCCCGACAGCATGAGCATCGAGCGCCGCCGCCTGATGCTGGCCTATGGCGCCAGCTTTGACCTGACGCCGCGCGAAAAAGGCATGAAGGGCGCCATCGCCCGTGCCGAGGAGCTCAAGGCCCAGACGCCCGGGGCGTGGATTCCGCAGCAGTTCGAGAACCCGGCCAACATCGACGTGCATGTGCGCACCACGGCGCAAGAAATCCTGGCCGACTTCCCCGACGGGCTGGACGTGCTGGTCACCGGCGTGGGCACCGGCGGGCACATCACGGGCGTGGCGCGGGTGCTGAAAGCCAAGTTCCCGCAGCTGAAGGTGTTTGCCGTGGAGCCCACGCAATCGCCCGTCATCAGCGGCGGCCAGCCCGCGCCCCACCCCATCCAGGGCATTGGCGCGGGCTTCATCCCCAAGAACCTGGACACCAGCCTGCTGGATGGCGTGATCCAGGTCGATGCCGAGCCGGCCCGCGAATACGCCCGCCGCAGCGCCCGCGAGGAAGGCATGCTGGTGGGCATCTCCAGCGGCGCCACGCTGGCCGCCATTGCGCAAAAACTGCCCGAACTGCCCGCGGGCAGCCGCGTGCTGGGCTTCAACTACGACACGGGCGAGCGCTATCTGTCGGTGGAAGGCTTTTTGCCGGCTTAA
- a CDS encoding NAD(P)/FAD-dependent oxidoreductase, which produces MIRLSEIRLPLSALPSDPNPDTQPEAALRALAAQALGLADAAGIATLQVFKRSFDARKADLLAVYIVDIALADPAQEAALLDQFAGNPHIQPTPDMAWQPVGQAPAHLPLRPVVVGFGPCGIFAALVLAQMGFKPIVLERGKNVRERTQDTWGLWRKRELHPESNVQFGEGGAGTFSDGKLYSQIKDPRHLGRKVMAEFVKAGAPEEILYVAHPHIGTFKLVKVVESLRAQIIALGGEIRFEQRVTDVIVEEGAKGRHLRGLTVLNQATGETTALAASHVVMALGHSARDTFAMLYERGVQMEAKPFSIGFRIEHPQGVIDRARWGRHAGHPLLGAADYKLVHHAANGRAVYSFCMCPGGTVVAATSEPGRVVTNGMSQYSRNERNANAGMVVGIDPRDYPRDPAAYEATLGATHGVEALAAGQHHPLAGIVLQRQLESGAYVLGGSNYSAPGQLVGDFIAGRPSKELGSVQPSYQPGVTLGDLQGALPGYAIAAMREALPVFGRKIKGFDMPDAVLTGVETRTSAPLRIDRGDHLQSPNTAGLYPAGEGAGYAGGILSAGVDGIKVGEAVARSLLGAAA; this is translated from the coding sequence ATGATCCGCCTTTCTGAAATCCGGTTGCCGCTGTCTGCGCTGCCGTCCGACCCCAACCCCGACACCCAGCCCGAAGCCGCCCTGCGCGCACTCGCCGCGCAGGCGCTGGGCCTGGCCGATGCCGCCGGCATTGCCACGCTGCAGGTTTTCAAGCGCAGCTTTGACGCGCGCAAAGCCGATCTGCTGGCGGTGTACATCGTCGATATCGCACTTGCCGACCCCGCGCAGGAAGCCGCCCTGCTCGACCAATTCGCAGGCAACCCGCACATCCAGCCCACGCCCGACATGGCCTGGCAGCCCGTGGGCCAGGCCCCGGCCCATCTGCCCCTGCGCCCGGTGGTGGTGGGCTTTGGGCCCTGCGGCATCTTCGCGGCACTGGTGCTGGCGCAGATGGGTTTCAAACCCATCGTGCTGGAGCGCGGCAAGAACGTGCGCGAACGCACCCAGGACACCTGGGGCCTGTGGCGCAAGCGCGAGCTCCACCCCGAAAGCAATGTGCAGTTTGGCGAAGGCGGCGCGGGCACGTTCAGCGACGGCAAGCTTTACAGCCAGATCAAGGACCCGCGCCACCTGGGCCGCAAGGTGATGGCCGAGTTCGTCAAGGCCGGTGCGCCCGAAGAAATCCTGTACGTGGCGCATCCGCACATCGGCACCTTCAAACTGGTGAAGGTGGTGGAGAGCCTGCGCGCGCAGATCATCGCGCTGGGCGGCGAGATCCGCTTCGAGCAGCGCGTGACGGACGTGATCGTGGAAGAAGGTGCAAAAGGCCGCCACCTGCGCGGCCTGACGGTGCTGAACCAGGCGACGGGCGAAACCACCGCGCTCGCTGCCTCCCATGTGGTGATGGCGCTGGGCCACAGCGCGCGCGACACTTTTGCCATGCTGTACGAGCGGGGTGTGCAGATGGAGGCCAAGCCGTTTTCCATCGGCTTTCGCATCGAGCACCCGCAGGGCGTGATCGACCGCGCCCGCTGGGGCCGCCACGCCGGCCACCCGCTGCTGGGCGCGGCCGACTACAAGCTGGTGCACCACGCCGCCAATGGCCGGGCCGTGTACAGCTTTTGCATGTGCCCCGGCGGCACCGTGGTGGCCGCCACCAGCGAGCCGGGCCGCGTGGTCACCAACGGCATGAGCCAGTATTCGCGCAACGAGCGCAATGCCAATGCCGGCATGGTGGTGGGCATCGATCCGCGCGACTATCCGCGCGACCCTGCGGCCTACGAAGCCACGCTGGGCGCCACGCACGGCGTCGAGGCCCTGGCCGCCGGCCAGCACCACCCGCTGGCGGGCATCGTGCTGCAACGCCAGCTGGAATCGGGCGCCTATGTGCTCGGCGGCAGCAATTACAGCGCGCCCGGCCAGCTGGTGGGCGATTTCATCGCCGGCCGGCCATCGAAAGAGTTGGGCAGCGTGCAGCCGTCCTACCAACCCGGCGTGACGCTGGGCGATCTGCAGGGCGCACTGCCCGGCTACGCCATCGCAGCCATGCGCGAGGCCCTGCCCGTGTTCGGCCGCAAGATCAAGGGCTTTGACATGCCCGACGCCGTGCTCACCGGCGTGGAGACGCGCACGTCGGCGCCGCTGCGCATCGACCGCGGCGACCACCTGCAAAGCCCCAACACCGCCGGCCTGTACCCCGCCGGCGAAGGTGCAGGCTACGCCGGAGGCATTCTTTCGGCGGGCGTGGACGGCATCAAGGTGGGCGAGGCCGTGGCACGCAGCCTGCTGGGCGCGGCGGCCTGA
- a CDS encoding DASS family sodium-coupled anion symporter produces the protein MTAPLATPLPASPPAPAGLIKRFGLWAALAAMVAVLLLPTPADLPLAGHYMLAILAFAVIVWMTEALDYSVSAVVIGALMLFLLAYAPSAAKPGMTTAMGTGASLSLALSGFANSAVALVAAACFIASAMTATGLDRRIALTVLSKVGAKTHHIVIGAMIVGFLLSFIVPSTTARVACLMPIMMGFVLAFNVDRKSRFAGLLVITTAQTASIWNVGIKTAAAQNMVAIGFIEKQLGAQITWGEWFVAAAPFAALLTVALFFIMTRMMKPEMHEIAGGQETIRKQLQELGPMTVNQWKLLAIVLALLGFWSTEKVLHSFDTTSTTIAAVALMLFPRIGVMDWKQSQKGFPWGTVVLFAVGISVGSALLQTKAAGWLAQLIVTNLGLQMASAFAILMLLSGFLIVIHLGFASATALASTMIPIIISVLSTVQTPGINIVGMTMILQFVVSFGFILPVNAPQNMIAYGTDTFEARDFVRTGFMITVVGSVLLVIFALTYWPWMGLMVR, from the coding sequence ATGACCGCACCGCTCGCAACACCCCTTCCCGCATCGCCCCCCGCGCCAGCGGGGCTGATCAAACGTTTTGGGCTGTGGGCGGCTCTGGCGGCCATGGTGGCCGTGTTGCTGCTGCCCACCCCTGCCGACTTGCCGCTGGCCGGGCACTACATGCTGGCCATTCTGGCGTTTGCCGTGATCGTGTGGATGACCGAGGCGCTCGACTATTCGGTCAGCGCCGTGGTCATTGGCGCCTTGATGCTCTTTTTGCTGGCCTACGCGCCCAGCGCCGCCAAGCCGGGCATGACCACCGCCATGGGCACCGGGGCTTCGCTCAGCCTGGCGCTCTCGGGTTTTGCCAACAGTGCCGTGGCATTGGTGGCGGCGGCGTGCTTCATTGCCTCGGCCATGACGGCCACCGGGCTGGACCGGCGCATCGCGCTCACGGTGCTTTCCAAGGTGGGGGCCAAGACGCACCACATCGTCATTGGCGCCATGATCGTGGGCTTTTTGCTGTCGTTCATCGTGCCCAGCACCACCGCCCGCGTGGCCTGCCTGATGCCCATCATGATGGGCTTTGTGCTGGCCTTCAATGTGGACCGAAAAAGCCGCTTCGCCGGCCTGCTGGTGATCACCACGGCGCAGACCGCCAGCATCTGGAACGTGGGCATCAAGACCGCCGCCGCACAGAACATGGTGGCCATCGGCTTCATCGAAAAACAGCTGGGCGCGCAGATCACCTGGGGCGAATGGTTCGTGGCCGCAGCGCCTTTTGCCGCGCTGCTGACGGTGGCGCTGTTCTTCATCATGACCCGCATGATGAAGCCCGAAATGCACGAGATTGCCGGGGGCCAGGAAACCATCCGCAAGCAATTGCAGGAGCTGGGCCCCATGACGGTGAACCAGTGGAAGCTGCTGGCCATCGTGCTGGCGCTGCTGGGGTTCTGGTCCACCGAAAAGGTGCTGCACAGCTTTGACACCACCTCCACCACCATCGCAGCCGTGGCGCTGATGCTGTTTCCGCGCATCGGCGTGATGGACTGGAAGCAGTCGCAAAAGGGCTTCCCCTGGGGCACCGTGGTGCTGTTTGCCGTGGGCATCAGCGTGGGTTCGGCCCTGCTGCAGACCAAGGCCGCTGGCTGGCTGGCGCAACTCATCGTGACCAACCTGGGCCTGCAGATGGCCTCGGCATTCGCCATCCTGATGCTGCTGTCGGGCTTTCTGATCGTCATCCACCTGGGCTTTGCCAGTGCCACGGCGCTGGCGTCCACCATGATTCCCATCATCATCAGCGTGCTGTCCACCGTGCAGACGCCGGGCATCAACATCGTGGGCATGACCATGATTTTGCAGTTCGTGGTGAGCTTCGGCTTCATCCTGCCGGTGAACGCGCCACAGAACATGATTGCCTACGGCACCGACACCTTCGAGGCCCGTGATTTTGTGCGCACCGGCTTCATGATCACGGTGGTGGGCTCGGTGCTGCTGGTGATTTTTGCGCTGACCTACTGGCCCTGGATGGGCCTCATGGTGCGCTAA
- a CDS encoding methyl-accepting chemotaxis protein has protein sequence MSISHARVAVRLALAFGVVCLVMSLSAAIGIWRLADLQDIADDLGGASSERALLARELHAIVVLSSVRAETLLEIDNPTYAARIDADRKVTSARSSEVRKRLDALAADPQSQALFDAIDKSGNGFRAVRDDLVKRRKAGEALPPDAIANQLRPAADAYAASVNKLAEYQRQRVAEAREAAARSESQGITLLAAGSLVGLLLSLACAWLLSRSILQPLAHASEVTDRIAEGDLTSPVQQPKAGSRDELQALLARLGGMQARLAELVVGMRQASTSVAGASSEIAAGNSDLSARTEQTASNLEEIAASMEELLATVRHSADAAAQASHLATGASDVARRGREAVDRVVGTMDGIALSSRRIADITSVIDGIAFQTNILALNAAVEAARAGEQGRGFAVVASEVRSLAQRSATAAKEIGGLIGDSVRQVDEGAKLVHAAGDTMGEIVDSVQQVATIIGEISTAAREQTTGLSQVGEAVSQLDQMTQQNAALVEESSAAAQGLRAQAQQLAEMVDAFRLPAAAGGVRALH, from the coding sequence ATGTCCATCTCTCACGCACGTGTTGCGGTCCGCCTGGCCCTGGCCTTTGGTGTTGTCTGTCTGGTCATGTCGCTGTCAGCGGCCATAGGCATTTGGCGGCTGGCTGACTTGCAGGACATTGCCGATGACCTGGGCGGTGCCTCGTCCGAGCGCGCGTTGTTGGCGCGCGAGTTGCACGCTATCGTGGTGCTTAGCTCAGTGCGCGCCGAAACCCTGCTGGAAATCGACAACCCCACCTATGCCGCACGCATCGATGCAGACCGCAAAGTCACGTCGGCCCGATCCTCTGAAGTGCGCAAGCGGCTGGATGCACTGGCGGCAGACCCGCAATCCCAGGCACTGTTCGATGCCATTGACAAGTCGGGCAACGGCTTCCGTGCAGTGCGTGACGACCTCGTCAAGCGCCGCAAGGCGGGCGAAGCCCTGCCGCCAGACGCCATTGCCAACCAGCTACGGCCTGCAGCCGACGCCTATGCTGCATCGGTGAACAAGCTGGCCGAGTACCAGCGCCAGCGCGTGGCCGAGGCCCGCGAGGCTGCAGCCCGCAGCGAAAGCCAGGGCATCACGCTGCTGGCGGCGGGCTCGCTGGTGGGGCTGCTGCTGAGTCTGGCCTGCGCCTGGTTGCTGTCTCGCTCCATCCTGCAGCCTCTGGCCCATGCGTCCGAGGTGACCGACCGCATTGCCGAAGGCGACCTCACATCCCCCGTGCAGCAGCCGAAGGCGGGCAGCCGTGACGAATTGCAGGCCCTGCTGGCACGCCTGGGTGGTATGCAGGCACGGCTGGCCGAACTGGTGGTGGGCATGCGCCAGGCCAGCACTTCGGTGGCCGGCGCCAGCAGCGAGATCGCTGCGGGCAATAGCGACCTGTCGGCGCGCACCGAGCAGACGGCGTCCAACCTGGAAGAGATCGCCGCCAGCATGGAAGAACTGCTGGCCACTGTGCGTCACAGTGCCGACGCCGCCGCGCAGGCCAGCCACCTGGCCACGGGCGCGAGCGATGTGGCCCGCCGGGGCCGCGAGGCGGTGGACCGCGTGGTGGGCACTATGGACGGCATCGCGCTGTCGTCGCGCCGCATTGCCGACATCACGAGCGTGATCGACGGCATTGCGTTCCAGACCAACATTCTCGCGCTCAATGCGGCGGTGGAAGCTGCCCGTGCGGGTGAACAGGGCCGTGGTTTTGCTGTTGTGGCCAGCGAGGTGCGCAGCCTGGCCCAGCGCTCGGCCACCGCGGCCAAGGAGATTGGTGGCCTGATCGGCGACAGTGTGCGCCAGGTCGATGAAGGCGCGAAGCTGGTGCATGCCGCGGGCGACACCATGGGCGAGATTGTCGATTCCGTCCAGCAGGTGGCCACCATCATTGGCGAGATCAGTACGGCGGCCCGTGAGCAGACCACCGGCCTGAGCCAGGTGGGCGAGGCGGTCTCGCAGCTCGACCAGATGACTCAGCAGAATGCGGCGCTCGTGGAGGAGTCTTCGGCCGCTGCCCAGGGCCTGCGCGCGCAGGCGCAGCAACTGGCGGAGATGGTGGATGCGTTCCGGTTGCCTGCTGCAGCGGGCGGCGTGAGAGCGCTGCATTAA
- the htpX gene encoding protease HtpX, translated as MKRIILFLLTNVAVVAVLGVVASLLGVNRYLTANGLNLGALLGFAFVMGFGGAIISLLISKPMAKWSAGVQIIEQPRNADEAWIVETVRKLAEKAGIGMPEVGIFEGDPNAFATGAFKNSALVAVSTGLLQGMTREEVEAVIGHEVAHIANGDMVTMTLIQGVMNTFVVFLSRVIGYAVDSFLNKNNENRSGPGIGYMVTTVVLDIVLGFVAAIIVAWFSRQREFRADAGAAQLMGRRQPMINALARLGGMHPAELPKSMAAMGIAGGIGKLFSTHPPIEERIAALQNAQQQG; from the coding sequence ATGAAACGTATTATTTTGTTCCTCTTGACCAACGTGGCCGTGGTGGCCGTGCTGGGTGTTGTTGCCAGCCTGCTGGGCGTCAACCGCTACCTCACGGCCAACGGGCTGAATCTGGGCGCGCTGCTGGGCTTTGCCTTTGTCATGGGGTTTGGCGGCGCCATCATCTCGCTGCTGATCAGCAAGCCCATGGCCAAGTGGAGCGCGGGCGTGCAGATCATCGAGCAGCCGCGCAATGCCGATGAAGCCTGGATCGTTGAAACCGTGCGCAAGCTGGCCGAGAAGGCCGGCATTGGCATGCCCGAGGTCGGCATCTTCGAGGGCGATCCCAACGCCTTCGCCACGGGTGCGTTCAAGAACTCGGCGCTGGTGGCCGTCTCGACGGGCCTGCTGCAAGGCATGACGCGCGAGGAGGTGGAGGCCGTGATCGGCCACGAGGTGGCGCACATCGCCAATGGCGACATGGTCACCATGACGCTGATCCAGGGCGTGATGAACACCTTCGTGGTGTTCCTGTCGCGCGTGATCGGCTACGCGGTGGACAGCTTCCTCAACAAGAACAACGAGAACCGCTCGGGCCCAGGCATCGGCTATATGGTCACCACCGTGGTGCTCGATATCGTGCTGGGCTTTGTGGCTGCCATCATCGTGGCCTGGTTTTCGCGCCAGCGCGAGTTCCGCGCCGACGCCGGTGCCGCCCAGCTCATGGGCCGCCGCCAGCCCATGATCAACGCCTTGGCCCGCCTGGGTGGCATGCACCCCGCCGAGCTGCCCAAGAGCATGGCGGCCATGGGCATTGCCGGTGGCATCGGCAAGCTGTTCAGCACCCATCCGCCGATTGAAGAGCGCATTGCCGCGCTGCAGAACGCACAGCAGCAAGGCTGA
- a CDS encoding DUF3025 domain-containing protein, translating into MVGVDWDAPWLDAIRNQGVSVQREVLEGKTTAQALNAISTALIRFVPHTDLPDGIAYEQFIFDTGRVPTRDNLHDFFNGLVWQQFPQTKQRLNQLQAQAIAADGVQAVRGPLRDALTVFDENGALLSAPPALWAALRARDWRRLFVDLRPLWREARLVLFGHALLEKLVFPRKPITAHVYQAQAAIDSVASLDAWLAQSLQPERLVTKPFVPLPVLGIPGWWPGNENFSFYDDSLVFRSAPRKSNHTMGSAVL; encoded by the coding sequence ATGGTGGGTGTTGATTGGGATGCCCCCTGGCTGGATGCCATCCGCAATCAGGGTGTGAGTGTTCAACGCGAGGTGCTAGAAGGAAAGACCACGGCGCAGGCCCTGAACGCCATCTCCACGGCGCTCATTCGCTTCGTCCCCCACACCGACCTGCCCGATGGCATCGCCTACGAGCAGTTCATCTTCGACACCGGCCGCGTGCCCACGCGTGACAACCTGCATGACTTTTTCAACGGCTTGGTCTGGCAGCAGTTTCCGCAAACCAAGCAGCGGCTGAATCAGTTGCAGGCGCAGGCCATTGCCGCCGATGGCGTGCAGGCGGTGCGAGGGCCGCTGCGTGATGCGCTCACCGTGTTCGACGAAAACGGCGCCCTGCTCAGCGCTCCGCCTGCGCTCTGGGCGGCGCTGCGGGCGCGGGACTGGCGGCGGCTGTTTGTCGACCTGCGGCCGCTGTGGCGCGAGGCCCGGCTGGTGTTGTTCGGCCATGCGCTGCTGGAAAAGCTGGTTTTTCCACGAAAACCCATCACAGCGCATGTGTATCAAGCGCAAGCAGCTATTGATTCGGTAGCATCGCTCGATGCCTGGCTGGCGCAGTCGCTGCAACCCGAGCGCCTGGTGACCAAGCCGTTTGTGCCATTGCCCGTGCTGGGGATACCCGGCTGGTGGCCCGGAAACGAGAACTTTTCCTTCTATGATGACTCCCTCGTCTTTCGCAGCGCGCCCCGCAAAAGCAATCACACCATGGGATCTGCCGTGCTGTGA
- a CDS encoding NYN domain-containing protein, with the protein MSLQQEPRKTATARNMAVFIDADNLNDATALDHVLTDLRHRAERVLYKRAYGRVDSLKGIESVLWRHGVRPVSNMIVNKVTTDSALVIDAVEAVCTQDIDTVAICSGDADFVPLATYVRERGCHVLCFSLSNKIFANPESFYDEVTLLEVVDKPQGLAASEVVSPAGAATPQRSVVDVAEVAHAAVGASTVETRLEPLQLSIQEMVDQVLKAFPSLNSGQSQHLSQVVAVLRQHGILGKTTKTSAWFAKLGAFFQLTPAQKPNQIAYSPGAQVHKAAIAPASTVSSLPATPVPHMVQRVLKAVPDLRDGPQMLSQVVPVLRQKAILGKTTKSTIFFGQWAAHFKLSPKGQPTQVTYMAPRSSQETVRVPQ; encoded by the coding sequence ATGAGCCTGCAGCAGGAGCCGCGCAAGACGGCGACGGCCAGGAACATGGCCGTTTTCATTGATGCGGACAACCTGAACGATGCGACGGCGTTGGATCATGTTCTGACGGACTTGCGCCATCGCGCAGAAAGAGTGCTCTACAAACGCGCCTACGGCCGTGTTGACAGCCTCAAGGGCATCGAATCGGTGCTGTGGCGCCATGGCGTGCGCCCGGTCAGCAACATGATCGTGAACAAGGTCACCACGGACAGCGCCTTGGTGATTGATGCGGTAGAGGCAGTTTGCACCCAGGACATCGATACGGTGGCCATCTGTTCCGGCGATGCGGACTTTGTCCCCTTGGCTACCTATGTCAGAGAGCGTGGTTGTCATGTTCTTTGTTTCAGTCTCTCCAACAAAATCTTTGCGAACCCCGAGAGCTTCTATGACGAAGTGACCCTGCTGGAGGTGGTTGACAAGCCGCAGGGTTTGGCAGCTTCGGAGGTTGTATCTCCCGCTGGTGCTGCGACTCCTCAACGCTCTGTGGTGGATGTCGCAGAGGTCGCCCACGCTGCGGTGGGTGCATCAACGGTGGAGACCCGGCTTGAACCGTTGCAGCTATCGATCCAGGAGATGGTCGATCAGGTGCTCAAAGCGTTCCCTTCACTCAACAGCGGCCAAAGCCAGCATCTCAGCCAGGTGGTGGCCGTGTTGCGCCAGCACGGCATCCTGGGCAAAACCACGAAGACGTCAGCGTGGTTTGCGAAGCTTGGCGCCTTCTTCCAATTGACACCTGCGCAGAAGCCCAATCAGATCGCGTATAGCCCCGGTGCTCAAGTGCATAAAGCCGCTATCGCTCCCGCAAGCACGGTCTCAAGCTTGCCCGCGACGCCAGTCCCGCACATGGTCCAGCGGGTGTTGAAGGCGGTGCCGGATCTGAGAGACGGGCCGCAGATGCTCAGCCAGGTAGTTCCCGTTTTGCGTCAAAAAGCCATTCTTGGGAAAACGACCAAGTCAACGATTTTTTTTGGTCAGTGGGCTGCTCATTTCAAGCTCTCACCCAAGGGGCAGCCAACGCAAGTCACTTACATGGCGCCTCGGTCCAGCCAAGAGACTGTTCGTGTCCCCCAGTGA
- the pyrC gene encoding dihydroorotase — MTAAPDTLTITRPDDWHLHVRDGEPLHTVVPHTAAQFGRAIIMPNLRPPVTTAQQALDYKARILAAVPAGMGFEPLMTLYLTDKLPPEEIVRAKAAGVVACKLYPAGATTNSDAGVTDLRKIYPTLEAMQKAGMLLLVHGEVTSSDIDLFDREAAFIEQQLIPLRRDFPELKIVFEHITTQDAADYVREADRFTAATITAHHLLYNRNAIFTGGIRPHYYCLPVLKRETHRVALVQAATSGSPKFFLGTDSAPHPAHLKEHATGCAGCYTAHAAIEMYAEAFDNAGALDQLEGFASFHGPDFYSLPRNTGTITLRRESWTPPDSFAFGEAELKPLRAGEALPWRLVK; from the coding sequence ATGACTGCCGCCCCAGACACCCTCACCATCACCCGCCCCGACGACTGGCACCTGCATGTGCGCGACGGCGAGCCCCTGCACACCGTCGTGCCGCACACCGCCGCCCAGTTCGGCCGCGCGATCATCATGCCCAACCTGCGCCCGCCCGTGACCACGGCGCAGCAGGCGCTGGATTACAAGGCGCGCATCCTGGCCGCTGTGCCCGCAGGCATGGGCTTCGAGCCGCTGATGACGCTGTACCTCACCGACAAGCTGCCGCCCGAAGAAATCGTGCGTGCGAAGGCGGCCGGCGTGGTGGCCTGCAAGCTCTACCCCGCAGGCGCCACCACCAACAGCGACGCGGGCGTGACCGACCTGCGCAAGATCTACCCCACGCTCGAAGCCATGCAGAAGGCCGGCATGCTGCTCCTGGTGCATGGTGAAGTGACCAGCAGCGACATCGACCTGTTCGACCGTGAGGCCGCGTTCATCGAGCAGCAGCTCATCCCGCTGCGCCGCGACTTCCCCGAGCTGAAAATCGTTTTCGAGCACATCACCACCCAGGATGCCGCCGACTACGTGCGCGAAGCCGACCGCTTCACCGCCGCCACCATCACGGCGCACCACCTGCTGTACAACCGCAACGCCATCTTTACCGGCGGCATCCGCCCGCACTACTACTGCCTGCCCGTGCTCAAGCGCGAAACCCACCGCGTGGCCCTGGTGCAGGCCGCCACCAGCGGGTCGCCCAAGTTCTTTCTGGGCACCGACAGCGCGCCGCACCCCGCGCACCTCAAGGAACACGCTACCGGTTGCGCGGGTTGCTACACCGCGCACGCCGCCATCGAGATGTATGCCGAGGCGTTCGACAACGCGGGTGCGCTGGACCAGCTCGAAGGCTTTGCCAGCTTCCACGGCCCCGACTTCTACAGCCTGCCGCGCAACACCGGCACCATCACCCTGCGCCGCGAAAGCTGGACGCCGCCAGACAGCTTCGCCTTCGGCGAGGCCGAGCTCAAGCCCTTGCGCGCGGGCGAAGCGCTGCCGTGGCGGCTGGTGAAATGA
- a CDS encoding amino acid ABC transporter ATP-binding protein, translating into MIELKNVSKWYGPVQVLTDCSTTIQKGEVVVVCGPSGSGKSTLIKTINALEPFQKGEIYVDGVAVHDPKTDLPKLRSRVGMVFQHFELFPHLSVTDNLTIAQIKVLGRSADDAKKRGLKMLERVGLMAHKDKFPGQLSGGQQQRVAIARALSMDPIVMLFDEPTSALDPEMVGEVLDVMVGLANEGMTMMCVTHEMGFARKVSNRVIFMDVGGKILEDCSKDSFFGHPEARQPRTKDFLNKILQH; encoded by the coding sequence ATGATCGAACTCAAAAACGTATCCAAGTGGTATGGCCCCGTGCAGGTGCTGACCGATTGCTCCACCACCATCCAGAAAGGCGAGGTGGTGGTGGTGTGCGGTCCCTCGGGTTCCGGCAAGTCCACGCTGATCAAGACCATCAACGCGTTGGAGCCCTTTCAGAAGGGCGAGATCTATGTGGATGGCGTGGCCGTGCACGACCCCAAGACCGACCTACCCAAGCTGCGCAGCCGCGTGGGCATGGTGTTCCAGCACTTCGAGCTGTTTCCCCACCTGTCGGTGACGGACAACCTGACCATCGCGCAGATCAAGGTGCTGGGCCGCAGTGCAGATGACGCCAAGAAGCGCGGCCTCAAGATGCTGGAGCGCGTGGGCCTGATGGCGCACAAGGACAAGTTCCCGGGTCAGCTCTCGGGCGGGCAGCAGCAGCGCGTGGCCATTGCGCGCGCCCTGAGCATGGACCCCATCGTGATGCTGTTCGACGAGCCCACCTCGGCGCTGGACCCAGAAATGGTCGGCGAAGTGCTGGACGTGATGGTCGGCCTGGCCAACGAAGGCATGACCATGATGTGCGTGACCCACGAAATGGGCTTTGCCCGCAAGGTCAGCAACCGCGTGATCTTCATGGATGTGGGCGGCAAGATCCTGGAAGACTGCTCCAAGGACTCCTTCTTCGGCCACCCCGAGGCCCGCCAGCCACGCACCAAGGACTTTCTCAACAAGATCCTGCAGCACTGA